The window CGGTACGAGCTGACGACGGCCATGCACCACCTCTCCTGCTATCGAGTAAGCTCGTCAGGTTGACTCTCATGCACAGGTCGTTCCCGGTGAGTTTTCCGGCGTTGAATCCAATTAAACCGCACATTCCTCCCGTTGCGGTGCTCCCCCGCCAATTCCTTTAAGTTTCAGTCTTGCGACCATACTTCCCAAGCGGCCCATTTAACACCTTCGCTCCGACACTGCCTTCCCTCAACGGAAAAGCAACATCAAATGGGCAATGTTTACAGCTAGGACTACCCGGGTATCTAATCCGGTTTGCTACCCTAGCCTTCGTTCCTTACCGTCAGATTCGTTCTAGTTAAACGCTTTCGCCACTGGTCGTCCTTCCAGGATTACAGGATTTTACCCCTACCCCGAAAGTACGTTTAACCTCACCCGATCTCAAGTCTTGCAGTCTCTTCAGACTTTCTGGAGTTAAGCTTCAGTATTTATCTGAAGATTTACAAAACCGGCTACGAACGCTTTAGGCTCAATAAAAGTGACCACCACTTGTGCTGCGGGTGTTACCGCGGCGGCTGGCACCCGTCTTACCCAGCACTTATTCCTCATGCTTTTTAGGAATGAGAAAAGTCTTGGCTATGCCAAGACACTCAAGCTCCCCGTGTCGCGCTTTCGCGCATTGCACAGTGTTCGCGCCTGCTGCGCCCCGTAGGGCCTGGACTTATGTCTCAGAGTCCATCTCCGGGCTACCCCTCCCAGGGCCCGTACCCGTCTGAGGCTAGGTGGTCCATTACACCACCTACTACCTGATAGGTCGCAGACTCATCCTTGAGCACCGTAGTTTTTATTGCCTAAACATTCCAGTTTTAAGCAATTATAAGGTATTACCCTCAGTTTCCCGAGGTTATCCCTTACTCAAGGTTAGATTGTCCACGTGTTACTGAGCAGTGTGCCGGCATCTTACGATACCTTGACTCGCATGGCTTAGTCGGAACTTGATAGCAGTGGCCGCCGGCAGGATCAACCGGAGTTAATCCTACCTCCACTCTTATTAATAAGAAATTAGCGGCTTTACCTTACATATCGGAACCCATCATACGATGAGAACTTCATCTGTCCCAATCCTGGAATATAGATTTCATAAAGGCACATTGTGCTTATCCATCTATTTGCTGTAGATTGGTGTTGTGTTGACTTATCTTAATTACTTAGGGATATTTAAGTATTTTCAATTCTTTAACTTATATAATATTTGAAATAATAATTATAGAATATATATTTTCATTCTTATAAACTGACTTTAATGCACTGATTTCATTCATTGTAAAGGCTTTCTAAAATAAATTTGCATCGAAATATATATCAACTCCAATTTTTTTAAGGTCATTGAGGAACTCTGGATAGCTTTTATTTATACTCTCACACTTCCCGAATTCCGTATCTGAACCCGCTATTACTCCAGCTATTATACTGCTCATGGTCATTCTATGGTCACTGTATTCCATATAATCCGGGAATAGGTTGCGGCCCTTTTTTATATAGATGCAGGAATCATTTACTGTTACCTTAGCACCAAAGCTCCTGCACATATTAACTATGCCCATGAACCGGTCAGATTCCTTTTCCCTCAGGCGCTGGTAGTTATAAATCTGTACGCCCTCCTCCGAAAATATCCCTATCACAGATATTACCGGTGCCATATCTGGGGATACTGCTGCGTCAACTATAATTCTGTTAATATGATCTGCCTTTCTTATTTCAATGCCCTGGCTTACTGGTTTTACACTTCCCGTTGCATTGTTAATTAGTTCCACTATATTCCTGTCTGGCTGTAATGACATATAATTAAGGTTTTTGATGATTATATTGCCAGTGAAAATTCCCAGTACTATAAAGTAAGAGGCAGATGAATAGTCTCCCTCAATATCTACAGTTTTTTCAGGGCATTTCTGGTTAATAATCTGGTATCTTCCATCATCTTCCTCAACTTTTACCCCAAAATTTGCAAGGCAGTTTTCAGTTATTTTTAAATAACCTCCTGACACTGTATTAAGCGCCCTGAAGGATCCACCACCCAAAATTGAATAATAAAATAGCATAGAGCTAACATACTGTGAACTCACGCTTCCATCGATTTCAACCGGGGTACTGGATGCCCCCCTCCCATCTACTGCGTAAAAGCCATCCTCTTTTTTATTGAACCTGGATCCAGCATCTGAAAGTGCACTGATTAAGGTATCAACCGGTCTTCTGGCCAGCGAGGGTTCCCCGGTTATGGATGTCTGGCAATTTCTGGCGCATAAAAGCCCAATAGAGAGCCTGTAGGATGTGCCAGACTCACCAACATACATGTTTTCAGGGCAGCGGAAGTCAGGCACTATACGCATATTTTTCCTGTCATACTCGATTACCGCATTGCATTTCTCGGCAATTTTCATTGATATAATCTCATCTTCAGAAAACGATACATTGTTCAGACGTACGGGCTTATTTGAAAATGCAGAATAAAGTACATATCTCTGGGTAAAACTCTTTGATGATGGTGCAAAGATTATCCCTCCAATATTCTCTCTCTTTATCCTTATATTCATGGCTCACTTATATGAATACCTCTGTTATTAAATCTACTTTTTATTATACTGTACCCATCGGAGAGAAGCAGTTTGCTGGCCCTGTCAATATGTTCCTCCGATTTATATAAACCGAAAATTGCTGGGCCCTTTCCGCTTCTCCCGGCCAGGAATGCACCAGTGGCAAGGATTGTTTTAACTGCTTTACTGTCATTTCCATCATCAAAGATTAAACCATTTAGCACCATTGTTTCATAAACCCTCCCTGCCTTTAAATTATCCTCAAGACGGTTATAGAAATTTATGTATGGTGAAAAATCCTTTTTTTTAAGATTGATACTTTCAACTGTATCTTTGCCGGTGCAGATCAGTACAAAATCCTCCTCCAGCTCATGCCTGCTCAGTAGCCTGAAATTCCCATTGTCTGTTAAGCAGTACCCACCGTAATATGACATTGCCAGATCATCCATGGCACCTGTTACAGATGTATTATTATAAATTGATGCCCTGGCAGCATTCCTTAGTATTTCGTTATCGGTAAAATTTATGGAATTCATTTTCAATAGGCCAAAAACCACTGAAATTGCAAGTGCACTGCTGCTTTTGAGACCCATGCCAGGTGGAATCTCGCTCCTGATGCTGATACTGTAATTTCCAGAAATTTTGTATATATTTCTTATATAATCTACCAGCTTCCCGATTTCAGTAGAAGGAAAAGAATCCTGATCGGTTGGTGTAATCTCAGTTTGCATAGGCAGCTTTAGTGCAGCTGCTGCCCCATGCCCGTTAACGAAGGCGGAAATTATTGAAATTCCACCATTGGCCTCCACTATCATGGGATGTTATCTTATAATATTATTTTATTTTTTCA of the Ferroplasma sp. genome contains:
- a CDS encoding 3-phosphoshikimate 1-carboxyvinyltransferase, whose translation is MNIRIKRENIGGIIFAPSSKSFTQRYVLYSAFSNKPVRLNNVSFSEDEIISMKIAEKCNAVIEYDRKNMRIVPDFRCPENMYVGESGTSYRLSIGLLCARNCQTSITGEPSLARRPVDTLISALSDAGSRFNKKEDGFYAVDGRGASSTPVEIDGSVSSQYVSSMLFYYSILGGGSFRALNTVSGGYLKITENCLANFGVKVEEDDGRYQIINQKCPEKTVDIEGDYSSASYFIVLGIFTGNIIIKNLNYMSLQPDRNIVELINNATGSVKPVSQGIEIRKADHINRIIVDAAVSPDMAPVISVIGIFSEEGVQIYNYQRLREKESDRFMGIVNMCRSFGAKVTVNDSCIYIKKGRNLFPDYMEYSDHRMTMSSIIAGVIAGSDTEFGKCESINKSYPEFLNDLKKIGVDIYFDANLF
- a CDS encoding shikimate kinase, with the protein product MIVEANGGISIISAFVNGHGAAAALKLPMQTEITPTDQDSFPSTEIGKLVDYIRNIYKISGNYSISIRSEIPPGMGLKSSSALAISVVFGLLKMNSINFTDNEILRNAARASIYNNTSVTGAMDDLAMSYYGGYCLTDNGNFRLLSRHELEEDFVLICTGKDTVESINLKKKDFSPYINFYNRLEDNLKAGRVYETMVLNGLIFDDGNDSKAVKTILATGAFLAGRSGKGPAIFGLYKSEEHIDRASKLLLSDGYSIIKSRFNNRGIHISEP